A genomic region of Catalinimonas niigatensis contains the following coding sequences:
- the hemG gene encoding protoporphyrinogen oxidase → MEKNKIIILGAGISGLTTAYLLRKKGFEIEVLEARPEPGGSMQSKRKEGFLIDYGPNSGLDSTPLIGQLVEELGLQDQLLFANQEAKKRYVLKGKRLLALPTNPFSFLGTSLFSASAKFRLLKEPFIGKTDAFKDISIADFVRHRLGKEFLENAIDPFISGIYAGDPEKLSVKSALPKLYALEEKHGGLIKGAIAGARERKKNAEKSRQSAQQFSFKEGMQTLPKALASQMEEDIQYNSIVEKIEQDMGGAFRLIVNKNGEQRMLETDIVLSTLPAYRLSDCIRSIDQTLSEHLDALYYPPVMVLYLAFRRKAIRQPLDGFGFLVPGQERRSFLGAIWSSVIFPQRANDEYATFTLFVGGARNPDLLKKDLEAKKAEVIREFKQLMMIAEPDEPVLVESKVWPKAIPQYNIGYHLHETYFQQFEAAHPGLFLGGNFRGGISVSDCIKNSEINSQRIVDYVQKSTIGI, encoded by the coding sequence ATGGAAAAAAATAAAATCATCATATTAGGCGCAGGAATTTCAGGTTTAACGACAGCTTACTTACTCAGGAAGAAAGGCTTTGAGATAGAAGTGTTAGAGGCTCGTCCTGAGCCGGGCGGATCTATGCAATCTAAGCGGAAAGAGGGGTTTTTGATAGATTATGGCCCTAATAGTGGGTTAGATTCTACACCGCTCATCGGGCAGCTGGTAGAGGAACTGGGACTTCAGGATCAGCTACTTTTTGCCAATCAGGAAGCCAAGAAACGCTATGTTCTTAAAGGAAAACGTCTGCTGGCATTACCCACAAATCCATTCTCATTTCTGGGTACTTCGCTCTTTTCAGCTTCAGCCAAATTTCGCCTGCTGAAGGAGCCTTTTATTGGCAAAACAGATGCTTTTAAAGATATAAGCATTGCTGATTTTGTACGCCATCGGTTAGGAAAAGAATTTTTGGAAAATGCCATTGATCCTTTCATTTCAGGAATCTATGCCGGTGATCCGGAAAAACTGAGTGTCAAATCGGCTTTGCCCAAGCTGTATGCGTTGGAAGAAAAACATGGTGGCCTCATTAAAGGAGCAATAGCAGGAGCTAGAGAAAGGAAAAAGAATGCAGAGAAGTCCAGGCAGAGTGCGCAACAGTTTTCTTTCAAAGAAGGGATGCAGACTTTACCCAAAGCATTAGCCAGTCAGATGGAAGAGGATATTCAGTATAATAGTATAGTGGAAAAGATAGAGCAAGATATGGGGGGTGCATTTCGGTTGATTGTTAATAAAAATGGGGAACAGAGGATGTTAGAGACCGATATTGTACTTTCTACACTACCTGCCTATCGTTTATCAGATTGTATCCGGTCTATAGATCAAACTTTGTCGGAACATCTGGATGCACTTTATTACCCACCGGTGATGGTGTTGTATCTGGCCTTTCGTCGCAAAGCAATACGGCAGCCGCTGGATGGCTTCGGCTTTCTGGTACCAGGGCAGGAGCGGAGGTCTTTTTTAGGGGCCATCTGGAGTTCGGTCATATTTCCGCAACGGGCTAATGATGAATATGCTACCTTTACTCTTTTTGTAGGAGGTGCCCGAAACCCTGATTTATTGAAAAAGGATCTGGAAGCTAAAAAGGCAGAAGTAATCCGCGAGTTTAAGCAACTTATGATGATTGCCGAACCTGATGAACCGGTGCTGGTAGAAAGCAAAGTCTGGCCCAAAGCCATTCCTCAGTATAACATTGGCTATCATTTGCACGAAACATACTTTCAGCAGTTTGAAGCTGCACATCCGGGCTTATTTCTGGGAGGCAACTTTCGGGGTGGAATATCAGTGAGTGATTGTATCAAGAATTCGGAAATTAACAGTCAGCGGATAGTAGATTATGTGCAAAAATCTACTATCGGAATATGA
- a CDS encoding aldo/keto reductase — protein sequence MQYRAFGNTDLQVSEVGFGAWGIGGPAMAGDIPIGWGDVKDDTSIKALQKAFDLGINFYDTADFYGLGHSEELIGQVFGSHQDIIVATKVGHRLANDQSIVVDYSKEYILKACEDSLHRLRRDTIDYYQLHTAKKADLERGECLEALEQLKKEGKIRYWGVSLNTYTPEIEANYMLDHQLGNGFQLVFNMINQQALGIVEKAQQAGMGIIARMPLQFGLLTGKFTKGSRFDTNDHRHFRLTPEVLATSLDALEEVWPLTEKYGISKTELSMSFILSFEAVSTVIPGIKTSEQAEKNTQGTLKLAKEDRDFIVSLFESKFKTILQYMQKHG from the coding sequence ATGCAGTACAGAGCTTTTGGGAATACCGATTTACAGGTTAGTGAAGTAGGTTTTGGAGCATGGGGTATTGGTGGCCCGGCCATGGCAGGAGATATTCCTATTGGCTGGGGTGACGTAAAAGATGACACTTCCATCAAAGCCTTACAAAAAGCCTTTGATCTGGGGATTAATTTTTATGATACTGCTGATTTTTATGGGCTGGGCCATTCCGAGGAACTCATTGGGCAGGTGTTTGGCAGTCACCAGGATATTATTGTAGCCACCAAAGTAGGTCATCGCCTGGCGAATGATCAATCTATTGTGGTTGATTATTCTAAGGAGTACATTCTGAAAGCCTGTGAGGACAGCCTGCACCGACTCAGGCGAGATACCATTGACTATTACCAGTTGCATACTGCCAAAAAAGCCGATCTGGAGAGAGGAGAATGTCTGGAAGCCCTGGAACAGTTGAAGAAGGAAGGCAAAATTCGCTACTGGGGTGTTTCTTTGAATACCTATACTCCAGAAATTGAGGCCAATTATATGCTTGACCATCAGTTAGGCAATGGCTTTCAACTTGTATTTAATATGATCAATCAGCAGGCTTTGGGTATAGTAGAAAAAGCACAACAAGCAGGCATGGGAATCATCGCCCGAATGCCACTGCAATTTGGTTTGCTCACCGGCAAGTTTACCAAAGGCAGCCGCTTTGATACCAACGACCATCGCCACTTCCGTCTGACGCCAGAGGTTCTGGCCACCTCACTGGATGCGTTGGAAGAAGTGTGGCCTCTGACAGAAAAGTATGGGATCAGCAAGACGGAATTGAGTATGAGCTTTATCCTGAGCTTTGAAGCTGTTTCCACGGTCATTCCCGGTATTAAAACGTCAGAGCAGGCAGAGAAAAATACCCAGGGTACACTAAAGCTAGCAAAAGAGGATCGGGATTTTATCGTTTCTCTTTTTGAGAGTAAATTCAAAACTATATTGCAGTACATGCAGAAACATGGATAA
- a CDS encoding glycosyltransferase family 2 protein — protein MQKKPKVSVVLPFRNAEKTLKEAVKSILDQSFSNFELLLVDNASTDGSVKIAEGFAHQDARIRLLTEPNVGLVYGLNAGLKHAQGEYIARMDADDIAYPKRLELQYKFLVQNPSVDVVATQIAFGSGDESKGIQAYIQWSNQLISHEEIQLNRFVDAPLIHPTVMFRRDLISEYGNYRYGDFPEDFELWLRWLEKGVHFYKLPQSLLYWRDHPHRLTRVDQRYRSETFYQVKSKYLFRWLQQHNPFHPEVVVWGAGRKSRQRVKLLEKTGIYIKAYIDVVANRTRTKPCIHYQDIEAPGKYFILSYLSNRGQRSRIKTYLLQKSYREGIDFLLVG, from the coding sequence ATGCAAAAAAAGCCAAAAGTATCTGTTGTACTTCCCTTTAGAAATGCTGAAAAGACTTTAAAAGAAGCAGTAAAAAGTATCTTAGATCAATCTTTCTCAAATTTTGAACTGCTACTGGTTGATAACGCATCTACCGATGGTAGTGTAAAAATAGCAGAAGGTTTTGCTCATCAGGATGCACGTATCCGTTTGCTTACTGAACCCAACGTAGGGTTAGTATATGGGCTCAATGCCGGGTTAAAACATGCGCAAGGAGAATACATAGCCCGTATGGATGCCGATGATATTGCCTATCCGAAAAGACTTGAGCTTCAGTATAAATTCTTAGTGCAAAATCCTTCGGTAGATGTGGTGGCCACTCAGATAGCATTTGGAAGCGGGGATGAATCAAAAGGAATTCAGGCTTACATTCAATGGTCAAATCAGTTGATCAGCCACGAAGAGATACAACTTAACCGCTTTGTAGATGCTCCTCTTATCCATCCTACGGTAATGTTCCGACGGGACTTAATTTCTGAATATGGAAATTATCGCTACGGAGATTTTCCTGAGGATTTTGAACTATGGCTGCGCTGGCTGGAAAAAGGGGTACACTTTTATAAACTTCCTCAAAGCCTGCTTTACTGGCGGGATCATCCCCATAGACTTACACGCGTAGATCAACGCTACCGTAGCGAAACATTTTATCAGGTTAAATCAAAGTATCTTTTCCGCTGGCTTCAGCAGCATAATCCATTTCATCCGGAAGTAGTGGTTTGGGGAGCAGGACGTAAGAGCAGGCAAAGAGTAAAGCTTTTGGAAAAAACAGGGATATACATTAAGGCTTATATAGATGTGGTAGCCAATAGGACCCGCACCAAACCTTGTATCCATTACCAGGATATTGAAGCTCCGGGAAAATACTTCATTTTATCTTATTTAAGCAACCGTGGTCAACGGAGCAGAATCAAAACCTATCTGCTCCAAAAAAGCTATCGGGAAGGAATAGATTTTTTGTTGGTGGGTTGA
- a CDS encoding RNA polymerase sigma factor yields MHDEKTLVSGCAKGERAMQKELFDRFSGRMLAVCIRYCKSREDAEDILQEAFIKVFNNIESFRKESSLGYWIKRIVINTALNYHRKSVYLYPHFDIEDMHDIGEDDVMVSNHNYKDLLKVLQSLPQGCQVIFNLYAIEGYKHKEIAEMLNISEGTSKSQYARAKSLIKEMITETGEVKHG; encoded by the coding sequence ATGCATGATGAAAAAACGCTTGTCTCCGGATGCGCAAAAGGAGAACGGGCAATGCAGAAAGAATTATTTGACCGATTTTCCGGCCGGATGCTGGCAGTATGTATACGCTACTGCAAAAGCCGGGAAGATGCGGAAGATATATTGCAGGAGGCTTTTATTAAAGTTTTCAACAATATTGAATCCTTCCGCAAGGAGTCTTCATTAGGCTACTGGATCAAACGCATCGTCATCAACACAGCTTTAAACTACCATCGTAAAAGCGTTTATCTCTATCCACATTTTGATATTGAAGATATGCATGATATCGGTGAAGATGACGTAATGGTCTCTAATCACAATTATAAGGACTTACTCAAAGTACTACAGTCATTACCTCAGGGCTGTCAGGTAATATTTAACCTGTATGCTATTGAGGGATATAAACACAAGGAAATCGCAGAAATGCTGAACATTAGTGAAGGCACGTCAAAATCTCAGTATGCACGTGCCAAGAGTTTGATCAAAGAAATGATCACAGAAACAGGGGAGGTGAAACATGGCTAA